In the Lentimicrobiaceae bacterium genome, TGTTGTAAATGCTCAGGAAATGAGAAAAAATCCAACGGAAGCAGAAGCCATCCTCTGGAATTATTTAAAAGCAAAACAAACAGGTTATAAAATACGCCGCCAACATCCAATCGTAAATTACATTGCAGATTTCGTTTGCATCGAAAAGAAATTAATAATTGAAGTTGATGGTGGAATTCATGAGCAAACAAAAGAAGAAGACGAAGAAAGAACCAAAGTTTTAAACGAATATGGCTTTTCTGTCATTCGTTTTAAAAACGAAGAAGTAATCGGAAACATAGAAGATGTCGTTCAAAAAATTAAGTACGAACTTTCTAAGAAGAAAGTCCTCCCCTTTGGGGAGGATTCAGGAGGGGTGATTGAAATATTTACTACTCGTCCTGACACCATTTTTGGTGCTACCTTTATGGTTTTAGCTCCGGAACACGAACTGGTGGATAAAATTACTACACCCGAATGCCGCGAAAAGGTGGATGCGTATGTAAACTTGGCAAAAAACCGCTCCGAACGCGAACGCATGTCGGAAGTGAAAAAGGTAAGTGGTGAATTTACCGGCGCTTATGCCATTAATCCTTTTACCGGAAAATCTATTCCCATCTGGATTGCCGACTATGTGCTGATGGGTTACGGAACCGGCGCCATCATGGCTGTGCCGGCTCACGACAGCCGCGACTTTGCTTTTGCACGCCATTTCAATTTGCCCATCATCCAGGTTATCAGCAAGCCGGGCGAAGAGCCTACCAACCCTGCCACCTGGGACGAATCGTATGATTCCAAAGAAGGTATCTGCATCAACTCCGGTTTCATCACCGGGATGAAGGTGAAAGATGCCATCCATGCCATTCTCCGCAAAGCGGAAGAAAAGGAAATTGGTACCGGACAGGTAAACTACCGGCTCCGCGATGCTATTTTCAGCCGACAGCGTTACTGGGGTGAGCCATTTCCCATATATTACAGGTATGGAATGCCTTACACTCTTCCGGAAAGTGAACTTCCGCTTCGCCTTCCCGAAGTGGATGCCTATCTGCCTACCGAAAGCGGCGAACCTCCGCTTGCCCGCGCCAAAAACTGGACATACAATGGTTATCCTTTAGAAACCAACACTATGCCTGGTTTTGCCGGAAGTAGTGGCTACTACCTCCGCTACATGGATCCCCGCAACAACGAAGAATATTTTTCCAAAGAAGCCGTAAATTACTGGCAAAATGTAGATTTATACATTGGAGGTGCCGAGCATGCTACCGGGCACCTTATTTACGCCCGTTTCTGGAATAAATTTCTGAAAGACCTCGGACTTTCTGTTGCTGAAGAACCGTTTAAAAAATTAGTCAACCAGGGAATGATCCAGGGACGTTCCAGTTTTGTTTATCGTGTAAACGGAACCAACCAGTTCGTTTCCTTCAATCTTAAAAAAGATTACGAAGTACAGCCTTTACATGTGGATATCAACATCGTAGATAATGACGTCCTCGATATTGAAGCTTTTAAAAAATGGCAGCCACAGTTTGCCGATGCCGAATTTATTCTCGAAAATGGAAAATACATCTGTGGCTGGGAAGTGGAAAAGATGTCGAAATCGAAACACAACGTTCAGAATCCGGATGATTTAATCGAGAAATACGGTGCGGATACGCTCCGGATGTACGAAATGTTTCTCGGTCCGGTGGAGCAATCAAAACCATGGGATACCAAGGGAATTGAAGGCGTTTTCCGCTTCATCCGCAAGTTCTGGAGACTTTTTCATGATGCAGACAACAACTTCTGCGTAAGCAATGAACAGCCTACCACCGCCGAATTGAAGGTGCTTCACAAAACCATTCAGAAAATCCAGGACGACATCGAACGGCTTTCATTCAATACCGGTGTGAGTACCTTCATGATCTGTGTAAACGAACTTTCCGACCTGAAATGTAACAAACGTGCCATCCTTCAGGATCTGGTAGTGCTGATTTCACCTTATGCACCGCATATCGCCGAGGAACTCTGGCAGTTGCTTGGCAACCAGCCCAGCGTGGTTTATGCCCGCTTCCCGGAATTTAACCCCGCGCTGATCGTGGAAAACAGTTTTAACTATCCGGTTTCTTTCAATGGGAAAATGCGTTTTTCGCTCAGTCTTCCGGCAGACATGCCTGTGCAGGAAGTGGAAAAAGCTGCTCTTTCGGCTCCCGAAGCCGCCCGATGGCTGGAAGGCAAAACACCCAAAAAGGTGATTGTGGTTCCTAAAAAAATTATAAACATTGTGATTTAACGCTTGTTGCCGGGAGTTTGGTGCAATTAGTTATGATAATAATTGATTATGTTTTACCGTTTGTTACTGATGATAATCATTAGAATTTATCCGATAATTCGTAATTCGTAATTCGTAATTCGTAATTAATTTCCTTTGCTTTTAAACTCTCCCAGTTCCGGTTAAACCGTAATCTGTCAGGTTTTTAAACCCGTAATTTGTAATTTTTAATTCGTAATTGATTCCCGTAATTGATTTTACTTTGGAACGCTTTTTGATTTCTTTTTTATGTAAATTTGACAAATGAGAAATATTCTGTTCACCGGGCTTTGGATTTTACTGTTTTTATCACCTCTCATTGTTTTTCCCCAAACTTATCGCACTGTAAAAAATGATGCCTTCAAACGAGGTGAAAAATTTACCTTCCGCGTTTATTACGATTCGTTTATCACTGGTAAAGTAACTGCCGGTTCTGCAACTCTCGAAGTTACCCAAACCCAGAAACCATTCTACAACCGCAATACCTATCACGTTGTGGGTGTTGGAAAATCTGCCAAATTTTTCGACTGGTTTTTCAAAGTAAACGACCGCTTCGAAACATATTTCGACGAAGAATCTTTTGCTCCTTATTATTTCGTACGGCGAACTCGCGAAGGCGGTTATACCATAGATGACGATGTTTACTTCCGACATTTGAACAATACTGCCAGAAGCCGCAAAAACATTACCCCCGTCCCTGTCAATGTTCAGGATATCCTTTCTGCTTATTACTTTGCCCGTACTCTCGATATTTCAAATTTATCTCCCGGAGATTATATTAAAATACCCTTTTTCCTCGACGATACTACTTATGTGTCGGCTATTCAATATGTGGGAAAAGAAATCGTTAAAACTTCACTCGGTAAATTTCGTTGTCTTAAACTCAAACCTATGGTTGCTACCGGCGAAGTCTTCAGCAATCCCTATCCCATGACCCTTTGGATTTCCGATGATAAAAACCGTATTCCCATACTTGGGCAATCGGCAGTGGTGGTCGGAAATGTTAAAATGGAACTGATAAATTTTTCAGGACTTTCAAATCCTTTTACTTCAAAAATTAAATAATACCATGAAATCAAGGCTCATTATTCTTTTTATTTGTTTGCCCATTTTTGTTTTTTCTCAGAAATTTAATTACGAAAAACAATGGGAAAAGATTGATTCTCTCGATAATGCAGGTCTTCCCAAATCGGCGTTGGAAATTGCAAATTCCATTTACAAAAATGCAAAGGCAGAAAACAATGCTCCGCAACTGGTAAAATCCGTTGTTGCCAGGCTGAAATATTCTTCCGATTTTGAAGAAAATGCGCAGGAGAAAAATATTCAGATGCTTCAGCAGGAAATTGCTGCCAGCACCTTTCCGGTAAACAATATTCTGCATTCCATGCTGGCGGAAGTGTATTGGAATTATTACCAGGATAACCGCTATCTGATTTTGAACCGGAGTGTTACTATGAATATTAATTCTGAAGATATAAAAACCTGGGATTTGCAAAAGTTTGTCCTCGCCGTAACGTCCGAATTCCAGCTTTCGTTGCAGAAACCGGCTGAATTGCAAAAAATTCCACTCAAACTGTACGATCCCATCATGGAAAAGCAACAGGATTCCAAGAAATACCGCCCAACACTTTACGATTTCCTTGCTCACCGGGCCGTCGATTGTTTCATGAACGACGAAACCGGTCTTACCCAGCCGGCTTACAAATTTGAACTCGCAAATACCGATTTTTTTAAACCCGTCAGCGATTTCATAAAACTGAATATCACCACTAAGGATACGCTTTCGCTGAAATTCCATGCGTTGCAGATTTTGCAGGAAATTCTTTGTTTCCACCTGAACGACGCCGATCCTACGGCTTTGGTGGATGCCGACCTCAAACGTCTTGATTTTGTTTACCAAAATGGAACCATGGAAGGCAAGGACAGTCTCTACCTCGAAAGTTTAAAAAATCTTTTAAACAGGGTTTCTTCTCATCCTGCTTCTGCAGACGTGTACTTTACCCTTGCCAGCCAGTGGAATGGAAATGGAAATAAATATCAGCCTCTTGAAGATGAATCGCACAAATGGGACAGGAAGGAAGCTTTGAAATATTGCGACGAAGCCATTCAGAAATTTCCGGAAACGGATGGGGCAAAGAAATGTAAAATTTTAAAAACAAATATTTTAGATGCCAGCCTGGAACTTGTTACCGGAGAAGCCAATGTCCCGGAAAAACCTTTTTTAGGTTTGCTGACGTATAAAAATACCGGGGAAGCCTTTATCCGCATCGTTCGCCTTGATGGCCGGGAAGATGAAAAAGTGATGGAACCTAAAGATGAGCTGAAAAAATACCTGAAAATGACGGTGGAAAACCAATTCAGTGTAAAACTTCCCGATGACGGCGACTTTCAGTATCATGCTGCAGAAATTAAATTCCCATCCCTGAAAGCCGGAAAATATGCCGTCATCGTTTCAAAAGACAATGGTTTTTCTATAGAGAAAAACACTATTATTTTCAATACGTTATGGATTACCAACATCAGTTATATAAGTCAGAATACAAATAAAAAGAGCCTGAACGTGTATGTTTTGCACCGCGAAGAAGGCCGTGCGCTGGAAAATGTTCAAATCAATGCCAGTTACCGCGAATATAATTACCAGACCAGCAGTTGGAAAAAACAAGCGTTGGGAACCTATACTACCGATAAAAACGGCTTTGCAGAAATTACCGCTCCTGATAAAATGCCGAGTCAGAATAATATTTCTTTGGAATTTATTTCAGGAAACGACAGATTCAATCCCCAAAACTCTTTCT is a window encoding:
- a CDS encoding DUF3108 domain-containing protein, coding for MRNILFTGLWILLFLSPLIVFPQTYRTVKNDAFKRGEKFTFRVYYDSFITGKVTAGSATLEVTQTQKPFYNRNTYHVVGVGKSAKFFDWFFKVNDRFETYFDEESFAPYYFVRRTREGGYTIDDDVYFRHLNNTARSRKNITPVPVNVQDILSAYYFARTLDISNLSPGDYIKIPFFLDDTTYVSAIQYVGKEIVKTSLGKFRCLKLKPMVATGEVFSNPYPMTLWISDDKNRIPILGQSAVVVGNVKMELINFSGLSNPFTSKIK
- the leuS gene encoding leucine--tRNA ligase, whose product is MDYNFNEVEKKWQEYWLASKTFNAKTDSDKPKFYVLDMFPYPSGAGLHVGHPLGYIASDIYARYKRLKGFNVLHPMGYDAYGLPAEQYAIQTGQHPAITTEVNLARYREQMDKIGFSFDWDREVRTCDPDYYKWTQWTFIQLFHSWFDKDLQKAQPISRLVEVFEKEGNAGVHAACSETPQFTPEEWKAKTEKQQQELLMNYRLAYLADTMVNWCPELGTVLANDEVSEGFSVRGGHPVIRKTMKQWSLRITAYAERLLNGLNDIDWSDSIKEIQKNWIGRSEGGSINFHLPLTPSKGGGSPRYYTTDPLTWSTSVVNAQEMRKNPTEAEAILWNYLKAKQTGYKIRRQHPIVNYIADFVCIEKKLIIEVDGGIHEQTKEEDEERTKVLNEYGFSVIRFKNEEVIGNIEDVVQKIKYELSKKKVLPFGEDSGGVIEIFTTRPDTIFGATFMVLAPEHELVDKITTPECREKVDAYVNLAKNRSERERMSEVKKVSGEFTGAYAINPFTGKSIPIWIADYVLMGYGTGAIMAVPAHDSRDFAFARHFNLPIIQVISKPGEEPTNPATWDESYDSKEGICINSGFITGMKVKDAIHAILRKAEEKEIGTGQVNYRLRDAIFSRQRYWGEPFPIYYRYGMPYTLPESELPLRLPEVDAYLPTESGEPPLARAKNWTYNGYPLETNTMPGFAGSSGYYLRYMDPRNNEEYFSKEAVNYWQNVDLYIGGAEHATGHLIYARFWNKFLKDLGLSVAEEPFKKLVNQGMIQGRSSFVYRVNGTNQFVSFNLKKDYEVQPLHVDINIVDNDVLDIEAFKKWQPQFADAEFILENGKYICGWEVEKMSKSKHNVQNPDDLIEKYGADTLRMYEMFLGPVEQSKPWDTKGIEGVFRFIRKFWRLFHDADNNFCVSNEQPTTAELKVLHKTIQKIQDDIERLSFNTGVSTFMICVNELSDLKCNKRAILQDLVVLISPYAPHIAEELWQLLGNQPSVVYARFPEFNPALIVENSFNYPVSFNGKMRFSLSLPADMPVQEVEKAALSAPEAARWLEGKTPKKVIVVPKKIINIVI
- a CDS encoding MG2 domain-containing protein; amino-acid sequence: MKSRLIILFICLPIFVFSQKFNYEKQWEKIDSLDNAGLPKSALEIANSIYKNAKAENNAPQLVKSVVARLKYSSDFEENAQEKNIQMLQQEIAASTFPVNNILHSMLAEVYWNYYQDNRYLILNRSVTMNINSEDIKTWDLQKFVLAVTSEFQLSLQKPAELQKIPLKLYDPIMEKQQDSKKYRPTLYDFLAHRAVDCFMNDETGLTQPAYKFELANTDFFKPVSDFIKLNITTKDTLSLKFHALQILQEILCFHLNDADPTALVDADLKRLDFVYQNGTMEGKDSLYLESLKNLLNRVSSHPASADVYFTLASQWNGNGNKYQPLEDESHKWDRKEALKYCDEAIQKFPETDGAKKCKILKTNILDASLELVTGEANVPEKPFLGLLTYKNTGEAFIRIVRLDGREDEKVMEPKDELKKYLKMTVENQFSVKLPDDGDFQYHAAEIKFPSLKAGKYAVIVSKDNGFSIEKNTIIFNTLWITNISYISQNTNKKSLNVYVLHREEGRALENVQINASYREYNYQTSSWKKQALGTYTTDKNGFAEITAPDKMPSQNNISLEFISGNDRFNPQNSFYLSQYKQERNKRLQTFFFTDRAIYRPGQTVYFKGIIIETDGISNAIKTGQKTSVTFYDANGQKVSAHDFTSNEYGSFQGSFTAPSSGLTGNMRISNENGSTEFSVEEYKRPKFEVTFEPVKGSYKLGETVSVKGKATAYAGNAIDNAQVSYRVIRRTHFPYFGWWCRWI